The region CTATATATGCAATAAATGTTCGTTAGCTTTAAGCCAACTTACGTGTTTTTTATAATCGGGGATAAGCGCCCTGACCTTACACCAGAAATTCGCTGAATGATTCCGCTCTTTTATATGCGCAAGCTCATGCGCCAGCACGCAATCAATTACCTCTAACGGCGCCATGGCCAATCTCCAGCTAAAATTCAAGCTACTCTTATTCGCGCAAGAACCCCAGCGCTTCTGGGCGCCGGTAATTGCGATAGACATATTATCAACTCCTGCTTGCCTCGCATACCAAGCTATCCGCTCTTCTATTCTTTGCTTGATCTGGCTCTTATACCATTCTTTAAGATTCTCTTTTGCCTTTAAAAGCATGCTTCTTGGAAAATATAAATATTCTCCGATTGATATCTGTTTTTCATCCACGATTTTCAGTCTAAAAGCCTCTCCCAGATACAAAAATTCTTCTCCATCAACAAATTCTTTAGGCCTAGTTTTTGGCCGGGATTGAATATCGCTTATCTTTCTTTTAATCCAGGAACTTTTCTTACTCACAAGCTTTTCAATATAATCAAGCGGCAAGCGCATAGGCGCGCGCACCGTCAAAGCCGCATCCGGGCTTATAACCAGCGCAACTGTCCGACGCTTGGACCTAATAATCTTATGTATTTTAATCTGTTCCATATTAGATTAGCGAAAATTATAGTGTTTGCGCACAGCTTTCTTAATATCCCATACGCAAGAAAGGCCTTTGGGGAAAGTTACAAAATCCCCCTTGCCAAAACTTATCTTCTGTCCGTCTTTTGGCTCTATCACGACTTCGCCTTCTAAGATATAACACTCTTCTACCGAATCATAATGCCAGTTAAACCGCGAAACTTCTTTGGCCCAGATAGGCCATTCAAAAACCCCCATCTCGTCAAGCTCTTCCTGGCTTAACTTCTGAACTTTGATTTCCATAAAACAGCTCCTTTTATCTGCCGCTTTTGGTTTTTATGAAATTCTCCATTGAACGGTCATAGGTGCGCCCAGCTTTTTTATCAAAATAACAAGCCGGCAGTTCATTGTTTGAGCGATGATAGGCAATACATTCACAACACACTCCATGCCTGGGACACCCGGGATAAGTGCAGTTACATACCGCATCATTCTTTTTCTTATTTAAGCAGTCCATTTTCTCTTAAGCGCAAGGTGCGCCCATATTCCAACAACCTACCTTATGATCTTCCATTCTTTTTTCGCTGAAATCATTTTACGGCATAATGTTATATCTTGCTCGGTAAATAAAGAAACCTCTTTTCGCGCAGGAAAATCTTCCAACATTATTCCCAGCGCCTCGGCTGCCCAATACCTTGCAGGCAAAAGTATTGTATCGTCTGACTCGTACAGCGGCCCCTCATCACTATTTAAGTACTTCGCCAAAACAGGAATTACCTCTGGTTGGCGTATATATTGCAGGCGGCTAAATAAGACGCTATATCTCATCATCTTGTCTTTCTCCTGCTCTACTAATTGGATACACCGTATTATATCCTCTTTGCTTCCCATGCGCGCCCGTGCCCTGCGCGCAGCCCAGCTAGTTGTTCCGTACCAACTACCGGCATGTTCTTTTTTCTCATATTGACGTTCGTCTTCAAGAAGATTTTTCAATAACGACAGTATCGATTTTATATCTGCCACGCCGCAAATAAGTATAATATTATGAAAATCTCTACTGGAATCTGATTTCGCGTAATATGATAAAAAATCATTCTCCAGCCACTTCTTTGTATCTCTAGAAAAATCTGATGCGGTGAAATCTAAAAGACACTTAGCTACATGCGGTTGCACAAGAGGAGAAGAATCTGCCAGCGATCTGGTAAGAATACCAACGATACGGATGCGATCAGCCTTGAGGGGAGCGTTATTTACCCCTATTTGCCACAGCATTGCACAAGAAATATACCTGACGTGTTCTGAATCATCATGCATGTATCGTTCAAGGAAAGGCAATAAATTTACACCATAAGTTTCTACTAATTGATTGGTCCTTATTGTAACTGCTTCTCTGTTCTTGGTCTGACTCATCAAAGTTGCAAGCGAGCTTTCCATTTCCGATAAAGAAGTTTCTTTTTCTTGGGAATAGCCAGAAGCCAGAATAACTGTTCCTGTGAAAACGAAACTGAATAGCAAATAAATCATTACTCTGAATTTTATCGACATAAGTATCTAGTCTTAAAAGAATCACCCATTTTTTGCTCTCACAATAAAGGGGACGATTCTATTTATTCCATTATCAGGAATCATAGAAACGCCCCCTTTTGGTTGTGCTCATCACAGAAACTATATTATGGCTCGACAGAGCCCTTATTTAAGGTACGCCGCCGCATTCGCTGGGCTTACTCCGGCTCGTCAGAGCCTCGCCGGAGTCCGTTTTTCTTTTTTAAAGGTACAGCGGCGCATTCGTTAGGATTACTCCGGCTCGTCAGAGCCTCGCCGGAGTCCGTTTTTCTTTTTCTATATGTTGCGAGAAATTATCTCCAGATAATTTCTCGCATTAAGGAAGAAAAACGGAGAGGCTGGGATTTGAACCCAGGGACCCAGTTTCCCAGGTCAACTCATTAGCAGTGAGTTGCTTTCGACCACTCAGCCACCTCTCCTTGAGCACAAAAATCTTTTATCCAGCGAAACTTCGCGAAGCGAAGTAAGAGCACAAAAATCTTTTATCCAGCGAAACTTCGCGAAGCGAAGTAAGAGCACAAAAATCTTTTATCTATCTCACCTTGGAATAAAGGATTGCCAAGTGCGCATTTGCTATGCAGACTTTACCAAAATATCCAATTCCTGCTGGAATGATTGCTCGCTAATGCGCGCGTCAAAGAACATCGTAGCCTGAGCATTCAACCAGGTATCTTTAATCCTTCCGATATCCCGCTTTTGATGAATACCAGAATCATCAAAGTTAGCGTCTGAATACAGCAAAATCGAAGTATCCTGATTCTTGGATTTCTTTAGCGCAAGCATAAACTGTCCCGCGTCCTGCGTTACAAGATTAAGATGGACAATAAGCAGATTATATTTAAATTTATTGACCTCTTCCCAGAAAAGCCTCTCTTCATTAACCGGGCTGATCACGTAATTATATTTATGCAAAGCAAGCGATACCCGGTCCACCAAAGAGGTATTGTCTGTCAATACCAGCGCCTTGGTCTGAAGTAAAGACGTAACCCGATTCACCAACATCCCCGCATCACAAGGTTTGTCCAGAAAATCATCAACCCCAAAAACCTCAAAAGTATCCTTCATCCTGTTCTTAGCTGTAAGCATGACAACCTTGATCCCGCGGGTAGCCAGATCCTGGCGGATTTTCTTAAACAAAGTAAACCCGTCCATTACCGGCATAATATGGTCCAAAATTATCAAATCCGGCTTCTGTCTCTGGATCTTATTCCAGGCCTCTTGTCCATCTGAAGCAACATCAACAGAAAACCCCTCAGACTCAAAACGAGCCTTTAGCACTTTCTGCACATCAACTTCATCATCAACAACCATTATTTTCTTATTCATTTGACCTTTCCTTTTAGAAATTATTGATTTTGCGCGCGCTTCTTGCGGAAGAATTCTGTCAAAAGACCAGCGCAATCTTCTTTTAAGACGCCGCCTTGCGCCTTTATGCGATGATTCAATTTTTTACTTGCGGCGATATTAAACACCGAGCCGCAGGCGCCGGTTTTAGGGTCGGCCGCGCCAAAAAATACATTTTTTACCCTGGCTAAGACAAGCGCTCCGGCGCACATACTGCAAGGTTCAATTGTAACATATAGCGCTGCGCCATTCAACCACTTCTGCTGCAGATAATTTGTTGCGCTTGTTAAAGCGATCATCTCGGCGTGCGCGGTAGGATCTTTGAGGCGCTCAACCTGGTTATGTGCGCGGGAAATTATCTTCCCCTCATGCACAATCACGCAGCCAACCGGAACCTCATCCTCTTCAAAGGCTTCTCTGGCCTCTTTCAAGGCCTCAAGCATGTAAAATTCATCTAATTTCTTCATGAAAGCTAAAAATTAAAAGCGTAAAACGAAAAACCACATCGTAAAATTCAAAATTTTTAATTTTAAATTATAGCTTTGCGTTTTTAGTTTTGCGCTTTTAGCTTTAAAAGCGCGCCCAGCCCTTCGACTCGTCCGCCAAAATGCGGCGTCCTCGCTCAGGACGGGCGTTGACTTGCAACAAATATACGCGCCCAGCAGGAGTTGAACCTGCAACAACTTGCTCCGTAGGCAAGTGCTCTATCCAATTGAGCTATGGGCGCATAGTAAATGCGCGCTTGAGCCTGCCGGCAGGCAGGCAATACCGCATAAGCGCAAGGTGCGCAAAATTTGTATGGTCGCACAAAAGAGTTTTTATTATAACCTATTTTATCGCTTATTCAAGGAGATTGTTTTATTGCTACCCGGAATTGTTTCATAATCTTATGCGCTGCATTGGTTTAGCTAAAGCGTCTACTCTTTTATTTCCTCCAGTTCCTTGGCGCGCTGGGCCTGGATGCCTTCAATCTTGCTCTTGGTGTCATTAACAATGGATTTATAACTTGTGGTGCTTATGCCCTGCTCGTTAAGGGCTTTTTGAGTTTGCGTATCGGTAATAACCGAGCCCTTCTTAAAATATTTATTCATCAGCTGAAAGTATAAAAACAAAACTATAACCGTAACAATCAATATCTCTATTAAAGCAAAACCTTTTTTAAGCATCCTGCCTCCTACTTATTATCTGCGATCTGCTTAATGTAATTTATCGGAACGGCAAAATTTACATTTTGCGAGAAAAGAAACGAAGCTAAAGTCGTAATCCCCACTACTTCCCCGTATTCATTCAAGACCGGCCCGCCGCTAGACCCCGGAGAAACCGGCGCGGTCATCTGCAAAA is a window of Candidatus Omnitrophota bacterium DNA encoding:
- a CDS encoding cupin domain-containing protein, whose product is MEIKVQKLSQEELDEMGVFEWPIWAKEVSRFNWHYDSVEECYILEGEVVIEPKDGQKISFGKGDFVTFPKGLSCVWDIKKAVRKHYNFR
- the tadA gene encoding tRNA adenosine(34) deaminase TadA — protein: MKKLDEFYMLEALKEAREAFEEDEVPVGCVIVHEGKIISRAHNQVERLKDPTAHAEMIALTSATNYLQQKWLNGAALYVTIEPCSMCAGALVLARVKNVFFGAADPKTGACGSVFNIAASKKLNHRIKAQGGVLKEDCAGLLTEFFRKKRAQNQ
- a CDS encoding DUF6485 family protein; amino-acid sequence: MDCLNKKKNDAVCNCTYPGCPRHGVCCECIAYHRSNNELPACYFDKKAGRTYDRSMENFIKTKSGR
- a CDS encoding prepilin-type N-terminal cleavage/methylation domain-containing protein, whose translation is MLKKGFALIEILIVTVIVLFLYFQLMNKYFKKGSVITDTQTQKALNEQGISTTSYKSIVNDTKSKIEGIQAQRAKELEEIKE
- a CDS encoding response regulator, yielding MNKKIMVVDDEVDVQKVLKARFESEGFSVDVASDGQEAWNKIQRQKPDLIILDHIMPVMDGFTLFKKIRQDLATRGIKVVMLTAKNRMKDTFEVFGVDDFLDKPCDAGMLVNRVTSLLQTKALVLTDNTSLVDRVSLALHKYNYVISPVNEERLFWEEVNKFKYNLLIVHLNLVTQDAGQFMLALKKSKNQDTSILLYSDANFDDSGIHQKRDIGRIKDTWLNAQATMFFDARISEQSFQQELDILVKSA
- a CDS encoding M48 family metallopeptidase, which gives rise to MEQIKIHKIIRSKRRTVALVISPDAALTVRAPMRLPLDYIEKLVSKKSSWIKRKISDIQSRPKTRPKEFVDGEEFLYLGEAFRLKIVDEKQISIGEYLYFPRSMLLKAKENLKEWYKSQIKQRIEERIAWYARQAGVDNMSIAITGAQKRWGSCANKSSLNFSWRLAMAPLEVIDCVLAHELAHIKERNHSANFWCKVRALIPDYKKHVSWLKANEHLLHI